In Columba livia isolate bColLiv1 breed racing homer chromosome 20, bColLiv1.pat.W.v2, whole genome shotgun sequence, a genomic segment contains:
- the YPEL2 gene encoding protein yippee-like 2: MVKMTRSKTFQAYLPSCHRTYSCIHCRAHLANHDELISKSFQGSQGRAYLFNSVVNVGCGPAEERVLLTGLHAVADIYCENCKTTLGWKYEHAFESSQKYKEGKYIIELAHMIKDNGWD, encoded by the exons ATGGTGAAGATGACAAGGTCCAAGACTTTCCAGGCGTATCTGCCTTCGTGCCACAGGACCTACAGCTGCATCCACTGCCGGGCTCATCTCGCCAACCACGATGAGCTCATTTCCAAG TCCTTTCAAGGAAGCCAAGGACGAGCATACCTCTTCAACTCAGT AGTTAATGTGGGTTGTGGCCCTGCAGAGGAGCGGGTGTTATTAACAGGATTACATGCGGTTGCAGATATTTACTGTGAAAACTGCAAAACCACACTGGGTTGGAAATAT gaaCACGCTTTTGAAAGCAGCCAGAAGTATAAAGAAGGCAAATACATCATTGAACTAGCTCACATGATCAAGGATAATGGCTGGGATTGA